Proteins from a single region of Candidatus Binatia bacterium:
- the rsmA gene encoding 16S rRNA (adenine(1518)-N(6)/adenine(1519)-N(6))-dimethyltransferase RsmA — protein sequence MLSPRKLLAEAGIRPRKRYGQNFLVNASAARHAARVSLAGAPAGTKMLEIGAGTGALTLALLAEGADVTALEIDPKLVELLRSRRELSAAGIIEADALTFDYRAWSRGDAWRVAGNLPYNVATPLILRFVEMEGGPDALTVMLQKDVAERLIALPGTAAYGSLSVAIQFAMTVELAFTLSPRSFFPAPKVQSSLVRLLRRAQPAACVRDPAVFWKVVRGAFAYRRKTLVNSLALSLDHDRAAIVRALELSNISPELRGERLDLSDFARLADALAEG from the coding sequence GTGCTCAGCCCCCGTAAGCTCCTCGCAGAAGCGGGGATCCGGCCGCGTAAGCGTTACGGACAAAACTTTCTCGTCAACGCTTCCGCCGCGCGCCACGCCGCGCGGGTGAGCCTCGCGGGCGCGCCCGCCGGAACCAAAATGCTCGAAATCGGCGCCGGCACCGGCGCGTTAACGCTCGCGCTTCTTGCGGAAGGCGCGGACGTAACCGCGCTCGAGATCGACCCAAAGCTCGTCGAGTTGTTACGCTCGCGGCGGGAATTGAGTGCCGCCGGAATCATCGAGGCCGACGCGCTGACGTTCGACTATCGCGCGTGGTCGCGCGGCGACGCCTGGCGCGTCGCCGGAAACCTTCCCTACAACGTCGCCACGCCGCTGATCCTGCGCTTCGTCGAGATGGAAGGCGGTCCGGACGCGCTGACCGTCATGCTGCAAAAGGACGTTGCGGAAAGGCTGATCGCGCTGCCCGGAACGGCCGCCTACGGAAGCCTCTCCGTAGCCATCCAGTTTGCGATGACGGTCGAGCTCGCGTTCACGCTGTCTCCGCGATCGTTCTTCCCGGCTCCCAAGGTGCAGTCGAGCCTCGTACGGCTCCTGCGGCGCGCGCAGCCGGCGGCGTGCGTGCGCGATCCAGCGGTGTTTTGGAAGGTCGTACGAGGCGCGTTCGCGTACCGCCGCAAAACGCTCGTCAACAGTCTCGCGCTTTCGCTCGATCACGATCGCGCGGCGATTGTGCGGGCGCTCGAGCTCAGCAACATCTCTCCGGAGCTACGCGGTGAACGACTCGACCTCAGCGATTTCGCGCGACTGGCCGACGCGCTGGCCGAAGGATAG
- a CDS encoding 3D domain-containing protein — MIGRVLCATTAAAVLCGFPAYAATPPVGTAPTKVTWHRDGLLTWERLERRAIPPQTVHRLTPALYPGISKVVSHGTRGVLEFQARYAQRDGGPVQRIVVWSKVVRAAQPRIVADGIGYSPLAAFEAHGVTRMAFLARDAIVMMATAYTASCGGCDGMTAIGRRAGHGIVAVDPRIIPLGTRLYIPGYGPAIAGDTGGAIVGHRIDLGFDSMRDAMLFGRRDIKVYRLK; from the coding sequence TTGATCGGACGCGTACTCTGCGCCACTACCGCTGCTGCGGTGCTATGCGGCTTTCCGGCCTATGCGGCCACGCCGCCCGTCGGCACCGCGCCGACGAAGGTGACTTGGCATCGCGACGGCCTCTTGACGTGGGAGCGTCTCGAGCGACGAGCGATACCGCCTCAGACCGTCCACCGCCTCACGCCCGCCCTATACCCAGGAATCTCGAAAGTCGTCAGCCACGGCACTCGCGGGGTCCTCGAGTTCCAGGCCCGCTACGCCCAGCGCGACGGCGGCCCCGTTCAGCGCATCGTCGTTTGGTCCAAGGTCGTCCGCGCGGCGCAGCCGCGCATCGTCGCCGACGGAATCGGTTACTCGCCGCTTGCGGCGTTCGAAGCACACGGCGTCACGCGCATGGCATTCCTCGCACGAGACGCCATCGTCATGATGGCGACCGCCTATACCGCGAGCTGCGGCGGGTGCGACGGGATGACCGCGATCGGGCGGCGCGCCGGCCACGGAATCGTCGCGGTGGATCCGCGCATCATCCCCCTCGGAACGCGCCTCTACATTCCGGGTTACGGCCCGGCGATCGCGGGCGACACCGGCGGTGCGATCGTCGGGCATCGCATCGATTTGGGATTCGACTCCATGCGCGACGCCATGCTCTTTGGGCGGCGCGACATCAAAGTGTATCGCCTGAAGTAG